The following coding sequences lie in one Flagellimonas eckloniae genomic window:
- a CDS encoding ABC transporter permease — MFKSIVTIIKKEIKLAVRERLALLLGSIILLLMGVSLISGYRNFQQEHLKITKEQEQKRTEWLSQGDKHPHIAAHYGTYVFKPKSILGIFDSGLDGYTGTSIYLEAHYQHEFMFRPAQDKGTMVRFGELTMAMALQVLTPLLIIILAFRSITQERESGTLRLVAAQGVPINSFVWGKILTYGLILLLILLPILLATVVGITLLKPMDLLAFSPWRLVFLFLVYTVYLFIFIVFSVCTSLYSKTSRNALLKLLVFWVLLTVLIPKTVSNLGRTSYSLPSMHTFKSNIQNDIDNGLDGKTSRSVRMARLKQEYLEAYEVDSLHQLPFNFDGISMQAGEEHTHKVYDVHWQQLRSIFEEQNTLFAYSSLLNPYIAVQRLSMAFSGTDMYTAIDFEDEVEHYRRALVEKMNNDMAQNSRYGGFYEYKAGASLWKEIEEFNYTMPTMNKVLHAYKWELISLLAWLFLALFLLSTVTSKKRWNI; from the coding sequence ATGTTTAAAAGTATCGTAACAATAATAAAAAAGGAAATTAAGTTGGCCGTTAGAGAGCGCCTAGCACTCCTATTGGGATCCATTATCCTATTACTCATGGGTGTGAGTCTAATATCTGGATATAGGAATTTTCAACAGGAACACTTAAAAATTACCAAAGAACAAGAACAAAAAAGAACTGAATGGCTTTCTCAAGGGGATAAACATCCTCACATTGCGGCCCATTATGGTACATACGTATTCAAACCAAAATCCATCTTGGGAATTTTTGATAGCGGGCTGGATGGATATACAGGCACATCTATTTATTTAGAGGCCCATTACCAACACGAGTTTATGTTCAGACCTGCCCAGGATAAGGGCACTATGGTACGTTTTGGTGAGCTTACAATGGCTATGGCACTGCAGGTGCTTACACCCTTACTTATTATTATTCTTGCTTTTAGATCCATCACACAAGAACGTGAAAGCGGCACGCTCAGATTGGTGGCCGCGCAAGGCGTTCCCATTAATTCATTCGTTTGGGGCAAGATATTGACTTATGGCTTAATTCTGTTGTTAATCTTACTTCCAATTTTGTTGGCTACAGTCGTGGGTATTACATTACTGAAACCAATGGATCTGTTAGCTTTTTCTCCATGGCGCTTAGTTTTCCTTTTCCTTGTCTATACAGTTTATCTTTTCATTTTTATAGTATTTTCAGTTTGTACTTCACTCTATTCAAAAACGAGCCGAAATGCCTTATTGAAACTTTTGGTCTTTTGGGTACTGCTGACCGTGCTAATACCCAAAACAGTCTCGAATCTGGGTAGAACATCCTACTCGCTTCCAAGTATGCATACTTTTAAAAGTAACATACAAAATGATATTGATAATGGTCTTGATGGAAAAACGTCACGCTCAGTACGAATGGCTCGTTTAAAACAGGAATATCTGGAAGCCTATGAGGTAGATTCCCTACATCAGCTTCCATTCAATTTTGACGGTATTAGTATGCAAGCTGGTGAAGAGCATACCCACAAGGTATATGATGTTCATTGGCAACAGTTGCGGTCTATATTCGAAGAGCAAAATACGCTTTTTGCCTATTCAAGCCTTCTGAATCCTTATATCGCCGTGCAACGCCTATCGATGGCCTTTTCGGGAACTGACATGTATACTGCCATAGATTTTGAGGACGAAGTAGAGCATTATCGTAGGGCGTTGGTTGAAAAAATGAACAATGATATGGCCCAAAACTCCCGTTACGGCGGGTTCTATGAATATAAAGCCGGAGCTTCTTTATGGAAAGAGATAGAGGAATTCAACTACACAATGCCAACTATGAACAAGGTACTTCACGCCTACAAATGGGAATTAATAAGTCTTTTAGCATGGTTGTTTTTGGCTTTATTTCTATTGAGTACGGTGACTTCGAAAAAAAGATGGAACATATGA
- a CDS encoding TonB-dependent receptor: MATLSFGQQNRLSGTVIDNNKVPLMGVTIQLKPTERYVVTDETGNFEFLKIQSGTYKLIFLSLGFEPYEEVVTVTDNTPVLRDIRLIEKAAVLNEVVVTGKSKAQKLRESTVNVSVMQTEKFLARNTNTSDIIKQIPGVVVRQTGGFGSNAEVYLNGMTGKSVPFFLDGIPLSYYGSGLGLNVLPASLMDQIEVYKGVVPVHLGADALGGGINVITRKSYKNYLDASYSGGSFNSHKINLNGQWVHPEKQWTIGINSFYNHSDNDYKVDIEIPDEFGNPSPATVKRFHDGFSNYLVGLYGGVFDKTYADRLILSVRYSGLEDDIQHNAIMAQPYGEVTYDEATIGTSLEYEKKEILKNTDMKWYGAYNQTLGHFVDTTLNVYTWDGKVFDRRTDGGEISTSRNLLELNSKSLLGRLNITHSPWEKGKFTLNIFSARFRRTGEDPVAAEFYGEDFFANPTVLFKNATGLAYEHDFSKKLTSYSAAKHFWLDAEGYAIQNLEFVPNEQEVSNLGFLQSLRYQLTEEILVKTSYEYATRLPDEFELFGDFTLIRPNPFLEPEQSHNLNFGLQWNRKRMNLDTNFFYRDTDNIIWLRTSQFFAQYQNLLKARTMGVDMEVRLLPFEFLEITANATYQDLRNRSPKSVTGVVDDRYFNARLPNIPYLFGNGELRFIKKGLFGPENILSTWWSGSYVNEFFLFWEIDGNQDFKNTIPSQFVQNIGISCTTLANKATVSLECTNLFDEKVFDNFSVQRPGRAFYITLRTFLN, translated from the coding sequence ATGGCTACATTATCCTTCGGCCAGCAAAATCGATTGTCGGGGACCGTTATCGATAACAATAAAGTTCCTTTAATGGGAGTAACAATCCAGTTGAAACCTACGGAAAGGTACGTTGTGACCGATGAAACAGGGAATTTTGAATTTTTAAAGATTCAATCTGGTACCTACAAACTGATTTTTTTATCCTTGGGGTTTGAACCCTACGAAGAGGTAGTTACCGTAACTGACAATACTCCTGTTCTGCGAGATATCCGTCTCATCGAAAAGGCAGCAGTCCTCAACGAGGTTGTAGTCACTGGTAAGTCCAAGGCTCAAAAGCTTCGAGAAAGTACGGTTAATGTTTCGGTAATGCAGACAGAAAAATTTCTTGCCCGAAATACGAACACCAGTGATATTATAAAACAGATTCCCGGTGTTGTCGTTCGACAGACCGGTGGTTTTGGGAGTAATGCCGAAGTATATCTCAATGGGATGACAGGCAAATCGGTTCCCTTTTTTCTTGATGGTATTCCTTTGTCTTACTATGGTTCTGGACTTGGACTGAATGTGCTTCCAGCCAGTCTCATGGATCAAATTGAAGTATATAAAGGAGTGGTGCCCGTGCATCTTGGAGCGGATGCATTGGGCGGAGGTATCAATGTCATTACCCGAAAATCCTATAAGAATTATCTAGATGCTTCTTATTCCGGTGGATCTTTCAACAGCCATAAAATCAATTTAAATGGGCAATGGGTGCATCCCGAAAAGCAGTGGACCATTGGCATCAATTCTTTTTATAACCACTCAGATAATGATTACAAGGTCGATATTGAGATTCCAGATGAGTTCGGCAACCCCAGCCCTGCCACCGTAAAACGTTTTCATGATGGGTTTTCTAATTATTTGGTGGGTTTGTATGGGGGTGTTTTTGATAAAACATATGCCGACCGCTTGATTTTAAGTGTCCGTTATTCAGGTCTTGAAGATGATATTCAGCATAACGCGATAATGGCACAGCCCTATGGAGAGGTAACTTATGACGAGGCTACCATAGGAACTTCCCTAGAATATGAGAAAAAAGAAATCTTAAAGAATACAGATATGAAATGGTACGGTGCCTACAACCAAACCCTTGGGCATTTTGTGGATACTACGCTGAACGTATATACTTGGGATGGAAAAGTCTTCGATCGCCGTACCGATGGCGGTGAAATCTCAACCTCCAGAAATCTATTGGAACTTAACAGTAAGAGCCTACTAGGTAGGTTAAACATAACCCATAGCCCATGGGAAAAGGGAAAATTTACTCTAAATATATTTTCTGCCAGGTTTAGGCGAACAGGAGAAGACCCAGTGGCTGCCGAATTTTATGGAGAGGACTTTTTCGCGAACCCAACCGTTCTTTTTAAGAACGCTACAGGTTTAGCCTACGAACATGACTTTTCGAAAAAATTGACGAGTTATTCAGCCGCGAAACATTTTTGGCTGGACGCAGAGGGATATGCTATTCAAAATCTTGAATTCGTACCAAACGAACAAGAAGTTTCAAATCTTGGTTTTTTGCAGTCTCTTCGTTATCAGCTTACAGAAGAAATTTTGGTCAAGACCTCATATGAATATGCCACTAGGCTTCCGGATGAGTTTGAACTTTTTGGGGATTTTACGCTCATCCGCCCCAATCCCTTTCTAGAACCAGAGCAAAGCCATAACCTGAACTTTGGGTTACAATGGAATCGCAAAAGAATGAATTTGGATACCAACTTTTTTTATCGCGATACCGATAATATCATATGGTTGAGGACCTCTCAATTTTTTGCACAATATCAGAATCTATTAAAAGCGCGGACTATGGGGGTGGATATGGAAGTTCGTTTGCTGCCCTTCGAATTTCTGGAAATTACCGCCAATGCTACGTATCAAGATTTGAGAAATCGTTCTCCCAAAAGCGTTACAGGAGTTGTAGATGATCGTTATTTTAATGCACGTTTACCCAACATTCCGTACTTATTTGGTAATGGGGAATTGCGTTTCATCAAAAAAGGCCTTTTCGGTCCAGAAAATATCTTGTCAACATGGTGGTCAGGCAGCTACGTAAACGAGTTTTTCCTTTTCTGGGAGATCGATGGTAATCAGGATTTTAAAAATACCATCCCTTCGCAGTTTGTTCAGAATATAGGAATATCCTGTACAACTTTGGCCAATAAAGCCACAGTATCCCTGGAATGTACCAACCTATTCGATGAAAAAGTATTTGACAACTTTAGCGTACAACGCCCTGGTAGGGCTTTTTACATAACACTAAGAACATTTTTAAATTAA
- a CDS encoding ABC transporter ATP-binding protein: MVETSNLSYTYDNSEALVFPDISLIPGEHMLVIGPSGVGKTTLLYLMAGLLPTLKGTVAIDGTELNTLSRKEIDKFRGEHIGLIFQQYHFIKSLNVSDNLRLRQSFPKNINDTKRRYELAERLGLTQHFEKKVNALSHGQQQRLGIALGLIHKPKIIFADEPTSNLDDSNCTKVIDLLKEEAKICKSSLLIITHDQRVKSHFKNQVVL, from the coding sequence ATGGTCGAGACATCGAACCTTTCTTACACCTATGACAATAGTGAAGCTCTGGTTTTTCCGGATATTTCGCTAATACCTGGCGAACACATGCTTGTCATTGGTCCATCAGGAGTAGGTAAGACCACGCTATTATATCTGATGGCTGGATTGTTGCCTACGCTAAAAGGTACCGTTGCCATTGACGGAACGGAGTTAAATACGTTATCACGAAAAGAAATCGATAAATTCAGGGGGGAACATATCGGCCTCATCTTTCAACAATATCATTTTATCAAATCGTTGAACGTTTCCGATAATCTTCGCCTAAGGCAAAGCTTCCCTAAGAACATCAATGATACTAAAAGAAGGTATGAACTTGCTGAAAGGTTGGGGCTTACCCAACATTTTGAGAAGAAAGTCAACGCATTGAGCCATGGACAACAACAACGGCTGGGTATTGCCCTGGGCCTAATCCATAAACCAAAAATCATTTTTGCTGATGAACCAACTTCCAATTTGGATGATTCTAACTGTACAAAGGTGATTGACCTGCTCAAAGAAGAGGCCAAAATATGTAAAAGTAGTCTGTTGATTATTACACATGACCAACGGGTAAAGTCCCATTTCAAAAACCAAGTAGTGCTATGA
- the alr gene encoding alanine racemase, whose translation MKSNRRQFVKKTIAGFAMISLSPVCNSQKVFFTDKRYESKPWLELSKAAYLNNASLISKMAGGKPIIAVLKNNAYGIGDVQVANILDKSSDVYGIAVVKDERALAIRSKGVSKPILLMGDFDKNLSQELVNKNIVLSVYSKHSLLKITEISRNSITSIQVALYIDTGLGRMGIPYQEVAEIAKEIAKNPKINIVQTFSTLTTPKEFAKEQILRFEKIILKLNQKGVSTGLKHLAPSYSLIDLHNSHQDAVRPGILLHGSFPSIDMAEAKIYPLQVGYRLKAPVIRVEKLSEGDTIGFSRFYKVLKDEWIATLPIGWADGYNSSAESGAKVLLGDTLYPVVNVNASHTNISLGENTMITAGDIATLIGPDCPEITPEGFGKLVKGHNYLQINYKESITKHIYETF comes from the coding sequence ATGAAAAGTAATCGACGTCAGTTTGTCAAAAAAACAATAGCAGGATTTGCAATGATATCTTTAAGCCCTGTATGTAATAGCCAAAAAGTTTTTTTTACTGATAAACGGTACGAAAGTAAACCCTGGCTTGAACTTTCTAAAGCAGCTTACCTCAATAACGCTTCGCTTATTAGTAAAATGGCGGGCGGAAAGCCAATAATAGCAGTGTTGAAAAACAATGCTTATGGCATTGGCGATGTACAAGTTGCAAATATATTGGATAAGTCGAGTGATGTATACGGAATTGCAGTAGTAAAAGATGAACGTGCTTTGGCCATACGGTCAAAAGGTGTATCAAAGCCTATTCTGTTAATGGGTGATTTTGATAAAAATCTATCGCAGGAGCTTGTTAATAAGAATATTGTTTTGAGTGTTTATTCCAAACATTCCCTACTTAAAATCACTGAAATATCACGTAACTCGATCACCTCCATTCAGGTAGCACTTTATATTGACACAGGACTTGGAAGAATGGGTATTCCTTATCAAGAAGTTGCAGAGATTGCCAAGGAGATTGCCAAGAATCCTAAAATAAACATTGTGCAGACCTTTTCGACATTAACCACTCCAAAGGAATTTGCAAAAGAACAAATCTTGAGATTCGAAAAAATCATATTGAAATTGAATCAAAAAGGAGTAAGTACAGGATTAAAACATTTAGCTCCTTCTTATTCACTAATTGACCTACATAACTCTCATCAAGATGCTGTGAGACCAGGTATATTGCTACATGGTTCTTTCCCATCAATTGACATGGCCGAAGCCAAAATTTATCCATTGCAAGTGGGCTATCGTCTTAAAGCTCCTGTAATTCGTGTAGAAAAATTAAGTGAAGGAGATACTATCGGGTTTTCACGTTTTTATAAGGTATTAAAAGATGAATGGATTGCTACTTTGCCTATTGGTTGGGCTGATGGGTACAATAGTTCTGCTGAGAGTGGTGCAAAAGTTCTACTTGGCGATACACTTTATCCAGTTGTGAACGTAAACGCTAGCCATACAAATATTTCACTCGGGGAAAATACCATGATAACAGCAGGGGACATCGCAACACTAATCGGACCAGACTGTCCTGAGATTACACCAGAGGGATTTGGAAAACTTGTTAAAGGTCACAACTATTTGCAAATCAACTATAAAGAATCTATAACCAAGCACATTTATGAGACTTTTTAG
- a CDS encoding MerC domain-containing protein, producing the protein MTNLVNLRYKSDIIGALASTLCFVHCLATPFFFVAQAGLAIGETLHPWWWGTLDILFLAIAFFAVYWSTKNTSKPRIKYTFWVLWMLLGMIVFNEKLEIAHLAEEVIYLPTLGLISLHFYNRRYCRCEDDNCCADK; encoded by the coding sequence ATGACCAATCTGGTAAATCTTAGATATAAGTCCGACATCATTGGAGCACTTGCGAGCACCTTATGTTTTGTACACTGCTTGGCGACGCCATTCTTTTTTGTAGCGCAGGCTGGACTTGCTATAGGGGAAACACTGCATCCTTGGTGGTGGGGAACTTTGGACATACTGTTTTTAGCCATTGCCTTCTTTGCCGTGTACTGGTCGACCAAAAACACTTCCAAGCCAAGAATAAAATATACTTTTTGGGTTCTTTGGATGTTATTGGGCATGATTGTTTTTAACGAGAAATTGGAGATTGCCCATCTGGCAGAGGAAGTCATTTACCTTCCAACCTTGGGCTTGATTTCACTTCATTTTTACAATCGCCGTTATTGTCGCTGTGAAGATGATAACTGCTGCGCTGATAAATAA
- a CDS encoding DUF4374 domain-containing protein, with the protein MKKVLFKNWQFLAIMAFTGFVSISCSSDNDSPTDDTTPMPDPIAINFGLSTVGGAFPNQTTYIQGLTDLNFNTIGNDQAMELAANGGAGTVSYNKALYTSPFGAPATLVKYVFDDEGNTVEEERIVVPGANVFSTLYFESETVAYGSVAGGISKLIVFDPTTMRITDEVSLSSVTSRFPEATRTYYLDMIEREDKLFMGVHYENNFVPVNDSAYVAVIDLNSRTVEKILSDNRTGMVFGGQAANTGMVKTENGDIYVQGLGTTLSGGASPSGLLKIANGETDFDSDYFMDMQAATGNVCYGINLMPNGRAFTSKVEDENDFFEFQTGEPQFTYYEINILNGTSEGAVPGLPTTYGSRGMIIRPLDGEEFLFTNATNDENAVYSFDGATNSTSKKFVSTGGYINGLETLN; encoded by the coding sequence ATGAAAAAAGTACTTTTTAAAAATTGGCAGTTTCTTGCAATTATGGCATTTACGGGATTCGTTTCTATTAGTTGCAGTAGTGACAATGATTCCCCAACGGACGACACCACGCCTATGCCAGACCCTATAGCAATCAATTTTGGATTGTCCACTGTAGGTGGGGCCTTCCCAAACCAAACCACCTATATCCAAGGACTTACTGATTTGAATTTCAATACTATAGGCAACGATCAGGCAATGGAATTAGCGGCCAATGGTGGAGCAGGAACAGTATCGTATAACAAGGCACTTTATACCTCCCCATTTGGTGCACCGGCGACATTGGTAAAGTATGTCTTTGACGATGAAGGGAACACCGTTGAAGAGGAGCGTATTGTAGTTCCTGGTGCAAACGTTTTCTCCACCCTATATTTTGAAAGTGAAACCGTGGCCTATGGCTCCGTGGCCGGGGGCATTTCAAAATTGATTGTATTTGACCCCACTACCATGCGTATAACTGATGAAGTATCTTTGAGCTCTGTCACGAGCCGTTTTCCTGAAGCCACCCGTACCTATTATCTCGATATGATAGAACGTGAGGATAAACTGTTTATGGGAGTACATTATGAGAACAATTTTGTACCTGTAAATGATTCTGCATATGTTGCAGTCATTGACCTGAATTCAAGAACGGTGGAGAAAATTCTTTCGGACAATAGAACCGGTATGGTTTTCGGAGGTCAGGCAGCGAACACAGGTATGGTAAAGACCGAAAATGGTGATATATATGTACAAGGTCTAGGCACTACGCTAAGTGGAGGTGCAAGTCCGAGTGGTCTGTTGAAAATCGCCAATGGGGAAACCGATTTCGATTCGGATTATTTTATGGACATGCAAGCCGCAACAGGCAATGTATGCTATGGTATTAACCTAATGCCCAACGGACGTGCATTTACATCAAAAGTGGAGGACGAGAATGATTTTTTCGAATTTCAGACAGGAGAACCACAGTTTACCTATTATGAAATAAACATATTGAATGGAACCAGTGAAGGCGCAGTACCAGGGCTTCCCACTACCTACGGTTCTAGAGGTATGATTATTCGTCCCCTCGATGGTGAAGAATTTCTTTTCACCAATGCTACCAACGATGAGAATGCGGTATATAGTTTTGATGGAGCTACTAATTCCACAAGCAAAAAATTCGTTTCTACGGGTGGATATATTAACGGATTGGAAACACTCAATTGA
- a CDS encoding alpha/beta fold hydrolase — MRLFSIILICLWVYRSFGQGEYITLDDSTQLYIEELGSGQTILFIPGWTMTHRFFEKQKEYFSNQYHVLSYDPRGQGRSDKTLFGNTYANHARDLHQILQKKSLKNVILVGWSSGCLTMYEYIRAYRFDKIDKMIFIDEPPKWIGDVDTEWVYGSFDDYRGSLKNLISEPSDPNEIIDWMLANPIDSSTRAWMNQEILMTPQHIALSLYVDGIASDYTKEVALIQSRVTVFFMVRAFWYDQATNWLKQVTPNSKVVSISSHAMFWESPKKFNQILSTFLNTNIDKK, encoded by the coding sequence ATGAGACTTTTTAGTATCATTTTGATTTGTCTATGGGTCTATCGGTCATTCGGCCAGGGTGAATACATTACTCTTGATGATAGTACCCAATTGTACATCGAAGAATTAGGTAGTGGACAGACAATTCTATTTATTCCGGGTTGGACTATGACCCATCGGTTTTTTGAAAAACAGAAGGAGTATTTTTCGAATCAGTACCATGTATTAAGTTATGATCCAAGAGGACAAGGTAGATCCGATAAAACGCTTTTTGGAAACACCTATGCTAACCATGCTAGAGATCTTCACCAAATACTGCAGAAGAAAAGTTTAAAAAATGTAATCCTTGTAGGTTGGTCGAGTGGTTGTCTTACCATGTATGAGTATATACGCGCTTATCGTTTCGATAAAATTGATAAAATGATATTCATTGATGAACCACCTAAATGGATAGGAGATGTGGATACAGAATGGGTATATGGGAGTTTTGATGACTATAGAGGGAGTTTAAAAAATCTCATTTCCGAACCTTCAGATCCAAACGAAATTATTGACTGGATGCTCGCTAACCCAATTGATAGCAGTACCAGAGCATGGATGAATCAGGAGATTTTAATGACCCCACAGCATATTGCCCTAAGCCTGTATGTAGATGGTATTGCCTCTGACTACACGAAAGAAGTCGCTTTGATACAGAGCAGGGTAACCGTATTTTTCATGGTAAGAGCTTTCTGGTATGATCAAGCAACTAACTGGCTTAAGCAAGTTACTCCGAACTCAAAAGTTGTTAGCATATCTAGCCATGCAATGTTTTGGGAGTCTCCGAAAAAGTTCAATCAAATATTATCGACGTTTCTAAACACCAACATTGATAAAAAGTGA
- a CDS encoding DUF3526 domain-containing protein translates to MSIVYKTIWRYEWITFSRNKTQIVLLSTFFLFGVYAIFCGKTYIEGQRQTIVQLMEREVAEFESYTDSFQNELVSKKAKQLHDLASKPNYAWFRHGYHVISYPHDYADLAIGQRDLYRYYYRLTGMGLQYQLYENEIANPFYLKIGNLDLSFMIIYILPLLIIVFCYSIYSGEKDLGILPLLRVQSVSIQKILLIRLTFYFLLTTGLGLLLSLIGFLVSGGINGYVALVWSAVVIVYCTFWFGLLFFIIAFRQSTSFNAISSVGAWVLILMVIPAILNITLDSIYPLNSTEIAGLTRRTGLDDENDEEESKKVIAKFLKYRPEFAKENSSNNKNLMSKAYAAHTFLKDKDSRETIDRYNKTIYERSRWTSGFNWLNPAVTVQESLSRIVHTDLSNYLDFQTELSSFHVQITDFYFERLFMDKEITLEDYSNRPRFDPYYGRTDWYSVYLDTVIVALLAFIFFFRGILILKRAE, encoded by the coding sequence ATGAGTATAGTATATAAAACAATATGGCGCTATGAGTGGATTACATTTAGCCGGAATAAAACACAGATTGTTTTGTTGTCTACTTTTTTCCTTTTTGGTGTATATGCCATTTTCTGTGGAAAAACCTATATAGAAGGGCAACGGCAGACTATTGTTCAATTGATGGAAAGAGAGGTTGCTGAATTTGAAAGTTACACGGACAGTTTTCAAAACGAACTGGTCTCGAAAAAAGCAAAACAGTTACACGATTTAGCCAGTAAACCAAATTACGCATGGTTCCGGCATGGATATCATGTTATTTCATACCCGCATGACTACGCAGATTTGGCGATTGGACAAAGGGACCTTTATCGGTACTATTATCGGCTTACCGGAATGGGTTTACAATATCAACTCTATGAAAACGAGATAGCTAATCCATTTTATTTAAAAATAGGTAACCTAGATCTATCATTTATGATTATCTACATCCTTCCGCTATTGATTATAGTTTTTTGCTATTCAATATATTCTGGGGAGAAGGACTTGGGAATATTGCCACTATTGCGTGTTCAAAGTGTGAGTATTCAAAAGATACTTTTAATTCGTCTCACATTTTATTTCCTGCTAACAACTGGTCTAGGTCTGTTGCTATCTCTAATTGGTTTTTTAGTCTCTGGGGGTATAAACGGTTATGTTGCATTGGTTTGGTCAGCTGTCGTTATAGTATATTGCACATTTTGGTTCGGGCTTTTATTCTTTATCATTGCTTTTCGTCAGAGTACTTCCTTTAATGCCATTAGTTCGGTCGGGGCATGGGTATTGATTCTGATGGTTATTCCTGCGATACTGAATATTACATTGGACAGCATCTACCCATTGAACAGTACAGAAATTGCTGGACTAACCCGACGGACTGGGTTGGATGATGAAAATGATGAAGAGGAGTCTAAAAAGGTAATTGCTAAATTTTTGAAATACCGGCCCGAATTTGCTAAAGAAAACTCCTCAAATAATAAAAACCTGATGTCAAAGGCGTACGCTGCCCATACCTTTTTAAAAGATAAGGATAGCAGGGAAACAATAGACAGGTACAATAAAACGATTTATGAGAGATCACGTTGGACATCTGGTTTTAATTGGCTTAATCCTGCTGTTACGGTTCAAGAATCGTTATCAAGAATCGTACACACGGACCTTTCCAATTACCTAGACTTTCAAACGGAACTATCCAGCTTTCATGTGCAGATTACTGATTTTTATTTTGAACGTCTCTTTATGGATAAGGAAATCACGCTTGAAGATTACTCTAATAGGCCCCGCTTTGATCCATACTACGGCAGAACCGATTGGTATTCGGTGTATCTAGATACTGTCATAGTAGCCTTGTTGGCTTTTATCTTTTTTTTTCGTGGAATATTGATTTTAAAAAGAGCTGAATAA
- a CDS encoding alpha/beta hydrolase family esterase — translation MKKNFSFVLLSFLALFCASCSDVDNDIASRENQNTANAITKTVVTLNNGDQREYIVYIPSTYDETNESPLLFQLHGSSGDGEKYYTISGWNELAEIHNLIVVYPTSYSYDLKLNGCGNDLVTKWNNYNLPKEVCPSEVLRDDTSFFNQIIDELVDEYSIDTSRIYMAGFSNGSGMTSRLAVELSDRIAAIGGLAGFFPEDTIYAPKRILPVHIMLGTTDEKIASRTIFNDTIPMSFQQLFLDPTLRGITQTYVKTFDLNPNYTVTDSTEHTLTATFQGNSGSPEHLMKFTLWKDLGHFFPNPDDRPGAADVLWEFFEFYDN, via the coding sequence ATGAAAAAGAATTTCAGCTTCGTGTTGCTATCGTTTCTGGCTTTGTTCTGTGCTTCCTGTAGTGATGTTGATAATGATATAGCATCAAGGGAAAATCAAAATACAGCTAATGCCATTACCAAAACTGTGGTTACCCTAAATAATGGAGATCAGCGAGAATATATCGTCTATATCCCTTCCACATATGATGAAACTAATGAGTCCCCTTTACTGTTTCAACTACACGGAAGTAGTGGAGACGGCGAAAAATATTATACTATTTCTGGTTGGAACGAATTGGCCGAAATACACAATCTAATTGTTGTTTATCCTACTTCATATAGCTATGACCTTAAATTGAATGGCTGTGGAAATGATTTAGTGACAAAATGGAACAATTACAACTTACCAAAAGAAGTTTGTCCAAGTGAAGTACTACGGGACGACACTTCTTTTTTCAATCAAATAATAGATGAGTTGGTCGATGAGTACAGTATTGATACCTCTAGAATTTATATGGCGGGTTTTTCAAATGGTTCTGGTATGACATCACGCCTTGCCGTAGAACTATCCGATAGAATAGCCGCAATAGGTGGTTTGGCCGGTTTCTTTCCTGAAGACACTATCTATGCACCAAAACGAATTTTACCCGTACATATAATGCTGGGCACAACGGATGAAAAAATTGCTTCCAGGACTATTTTTAATGATACAATCCCAATGAGTTTTCAACAGCTATTCTTAGACCCAACCTTAAGAGGCATTACACAAACCTATGTCAAAACTTTTGACTTGAATCCCAATTACACGGTAACAGATTCTACCGAACATACCCTAACGGCGACTTTTCAGGGCAATTCAGGAAGTCCTGAGCATTTAATGAAATTTACGCTTTGGAAAGACTTGGGGCATTTTTTCCCTAATCCAGATGACCGACCAGGTGCCGCCGATGTATTGTGGGAGTTTTTTGAATTTTATGATAACTAA